In the genome of Arachis stenosperma cultivar V10309 chromosome 2, arast.V10309.gnm1.PFL2, whole genome shotgun sequence, the window GCCGAACACCAGAAGCTTACCATTCCTCTCTGCCACCTTGGCGCTAAACGCCATATCATCGGTGTTTAGCGCCAGGACTTGGAACGTGCATGTATAGTCTATGGATGGGTGGTGCTAAACGCCACATTATTGGCATTTAGCGCTGACAGCGTATCCAATAGTGGCCCCATGTTGGTCACTCAAATCACACGGATCCCATTCTAAATtcacatagaaaataaaaaaaagatactattaggttttaatttaatttttgaatcaattagGATTAGAGATATAAAAGGAGGAGAGATTAGCTTCACGCCTCTCTTCTTCCACTTTTGGTCAGTTTACACTTTTTACACTTTGAGGATTTTCTCTgcaccatgagcaactaaacctccattcttaaggttaggagttttgtttattttgatggattaatactattattcttctatgtTGATTAATGCATTAGTATTTTATTCAAGGATTGagtttcgttcttcatcttaaggATTATAGTATATTGAAAAATAACTTTAATCTGACTAAATTCTTCTGAATCTTAGAAAAGTGAAATAATTGGAATTAGGCTGAAACTCTTTTCTCAAAATTCTTTAATTATTTGGAATTAATTTGATACGTGACATAAAATTAGGTTTCTTTTGGGTTCTTAAGAATTGTGTGGTTATAAAGCAGAGATGGTACTTAACCTTTTAGCATAATTAATTGATCAAGGAATTAATGGTTGATTATGTTAGAAGAAGTTGAATTACGAAATAATTGGAGTTCAATTACCTAGGGTTTGCCATAAATTGTATCTTTGCATGATCAAAGTAGATGGAAAtaattgttaatttaaaaatctaaatatcTCTAATACCTTAACTCTCCTGTCATATTAGCTTTCTACACATTTACTATATTCTTTCTTTAATTCACTATTTTTTAAATGCTTTTTACTATTGAAACTCTAAATTCTAATCgtctaactagaataatcaattaacTATTACTTTCTTAATCTATAATCCTTGTGGGAATGATAATTCACTCCCATAGTATTATTTGATACGATCTGATGTACTTGCTGCTAGTTTGTGGTTTGTAAAAATTTGCATCACCTGTGTTATTGATTCACTGCTTATTCTTGCTCTTATATTCCTATAACTACAGTAATTTATCACTTTGACAAAACTGTTTTTTAAATAGAAATTATTCTAGACAAAAAGAATGATTTTTTAAAGAGCAATAATCATAAGAAGCTGCTAAAGTGCTAACTATTGCATATGTGAGATAAGTTCCATCGTGGCATAAATATGGAGATAGTTTGGAGGACATAAATAACTTCagtaaattttgatttgatttctaAAGATATGTTGGAATTAATTCTAATCTTTgacaataaatttatatatgCTTATAAATACATAGTCCacaataaattaaaactttGTAAAGATGAATTATGGCATGGTGTTGAACTGTTGATCAATATGGACTATTTTAGTTTAATATTGTTGAATTGAAATTATGTGTTTTTTTActaagattttaaaaatcacACTCTAATAGTTGATCTTACATATTAGTAACTGAGCCTTTAATAGAATTTAGAGGTGTTAAAATTTGGATTAGCAGGATTAGAAACTAGAATTtacctataattttattttatattttcagtTATGTTCAACGACAAAGTAAACATATGTAGGGTCAACAGAACTTAAGTTCAGATTGTGGTTCTGTCACaatatgatatttaaaaaatatatatgtggAGAAGTAGTAGTTTTGCATATTTAAAAGAACTATATTTTAAGTTGAAAATTAGCACTAGGTAAGTTTGTGCCTAATAATATGAGTAAGTTTATGTATTTATAAATGATAACTTTGGACACTAACTTTATAGATCTCCTTGTTTTGTGCAAGTTTTTCAAATAGTTTTAGATATATGAGGAATCTTAAACTTTTTCCTAGAATTTAATCATGGAAGAGAGATGGTCATTGACATGGTATCAAAATATGAATCAAGAGTTCAACCCTTATCATTTTTATTCTAAGTTGGAGTATATTATCAACGTCAACAAGCTTAACAAAGGttatattttagtatgtttatttatatttaatttttattttattataaaatgatTATTCTAGTTAAATTTATTGGACCAATAAACCAATAAATCGATAACTAAAATGAATCGATGACTGATCCATTCAAAACCTTCATTTTAACGCGTTAGACCAACCTCACTACTCATAGAGTTAGAAACTCAGAAAGTAATAGAGCGGGACCAAAAAGGAAAGAGTAAAAAAGTAGAGTGAAATTTAATATAATCTCTATTAGGAACTAGGAGTGTTCAAATCTAAACTAATCCAAATTAAACCGCTCATTCAATCCAATTCAAATCGAAAATCGATTAAAACTGCACTAATTTGGATTtgattggattctattttttacaaaccgctggatcggatcggatttcAGATCTACTTTTCATAACCGGCctaatccaatccaaaccgcacaatgtattataatattattattttattattatattacaattataattataacatattcaatttgttatacatttttatattatccatgtattattattatttaataaatgtttatgttcaaaatgtgatttatttatttattttaactaacttataaatttatttctattgttatgttatcattaaaattttaagatattgttgagacttattatgttattattggttatttaaatttgatattgagacttgttatatatatttaattttttaatttataaaatcataaatttaatccaatccaaactatttaaaattaaataggatcgaatcaaattttttttatcattctatTTAAATCACActacaaataaattaatattcaaattaaatgaattTTTGACTCAAAATGATCCTAACCTTACTTGAAAAATACCTATTAGGAACTTAGGTACAATTTACTTATGCCTGAAAAAATAGAGTTTCCTGACGTACACGCCAATAGCGTAGGGTCCACCATAGGAGGTGGGACACTCAAATAGCTACACACTTCTGCCGCCATCTTCTTCTCTGCCACCGTGAGATCCACTGCACCTGCCTTAGATTTGTTCGGAGGAAAGGGAAGAGAAAAtcaaaatcacattttttatCACAAAAATTTCAGATCAAATAGAAAAGGGATtgatttgaagaagaagaagaagaagaagaagttttaTTATGGCAAAAGCTGAAAGGTTCGTGGAAGCGGATAATGCAGAAGCTATTATTACCAGAATTGAACACAAATCCCGCAAGATCGAAAGCTTACTCAAGCAGTACAAATGCCTATCTTCcttattcttttgtttttgtataaaaaaaaatgtttcttATTTTGTTTCCATTTGCGATGAATGAAATGGTTAGAATATGAAAATAGGAAATTTTCCCTTCGATGAAATTTCAGGTATAAACCTGTGGAAGCACTTAAAACTGCTCTGGAAGGCACGTATGCCATGACTGGTGATGAGCGTTGCAAGGTTTTTAATTTCTCCCATTCTCTCTCTTTATATTGCTTCTCAATTTTTTAGGGGAAATGATTTAGGGTGTTGAGGAGGATTTTTGTGGCAATGGAAGTTTTCAAGTTCTGGAATCACAGCATATTCTATCTATGTGTCATATTTGTGCTGAATGCACACATTTGATTTGGATTGATGAGGAACAAGAATAGTATTCTAtttttttggtatcttttaagCTGAATTCAACTACCAAATAGGGCAGATGCAGTTCCATTGTTTGATTGATTCATGTTGTTGCCTGGTGCAAAAAGACTTGCTTCTTCTTGTTATTAGAGTTTACTTGCAGTTAAGGAGCTTCTAATTTGTTAAAATCACAACATATTttcttgtgcttccaaattttCTTTTGGCAGTCAGCACACTGGATTGTGGTACATAGGGCTATAATGGCTATAAAGGATGTGGATGGGATGCTTTCTTCATTGGATCCTGAGTACTATGATATACTAATGAAGTGAGTGCTGAAGCATTTTGTTTCAGTTCATTCTATGATTCTAATATGATGATAGTTTTACTTTGATAGCTTCCCATTCTTTGAGCATACATTTAAATTTACTTGGACTATGTTGAATTTCAGCAGTATATATAGTGACTTACTGATTAATATAGTTTTGTTCCTCCACTTCACCTATAGATCCCAATCCCAAAGGCACAAGTGTATTTCCATTTCCTTTTGCTTTTCCAGCTCACATATAGATCCTATATGTGGATTGCGCTATTCAAATATTAATTGGAAAGCATAACTTAGCTAGAAATCGGAATATGCAACTATAatgaatataaataattttcttaCCTTTTTAAGAGGCGGGGTGCTATCCATATAAGCAGATAAGCTAGATATGATTACATGAATAGCTTTCCAAGTGATGCTAATATTGGCAAGGTAACAATTCTGGATTCAACCATTTCTTGTTCTGGAATCTGGAATGTTTTGTGCTGGCTGTGTAAATTAACCATCAACCCCGACTACAGGTCTACAAGGTTGGAAATTCGAACTCAAATGCTAAATCTTCCTTTTTTCTCTATGCTCAATATCCTTTGTAATTACATTAACCACAAGAGCTGCATCTAGAGTTCCTTTCTTTTCTGCTTGTCTCTTTAGTATCTAGCCTTGTTGGCTGTAGCTTATCCACATCAACAGGATTCCAATACAACCCATCTATATAATTATGGGAACTGGGAAGGCATCACCTCATGGTAGAGAAATAAAAGCATATTGATATTCAAAGCAATGGACTCTTGAGTCTCTCTCTCCACCCTATTATTAATTATCTCTATTCCCAATCTTGCATTGgtgcctctctctctctccacccTATTATTAATCACCCCTTTATCATCTTCAGTCTGAATCTTCTTTACCTTGTTGTACATAAAGTATCCCATTCTCAGAATCCAACCTCCAACCTACTTAAGGCACCGAATTTGTTAGTCTTAATCCCTTTCATCTCCTTTTCATCTTCAAAGAACTTTTATAAGGTTGAATCATTCACTCATGCAATCTTCTACAGGTTGAGTTGCAGGAAGTGAGATATAATACATTAGCTTAAAATTTCAGTCAAGGATTTTGGCCTACATCATCAAAGTTTTTCTTGATTTGGACTGTTTGGTTAGCCATCTTAACAGTTTCGGTAGTGGCTCGGGGATGAGTAGTTTGATGAGACTGACATGATAGGTTTATAAGTCAGTAATCTAGATTAAATAAGAACCTCTTAAGAAAACAACATCTCTATAGAAagtaattttttcattttttttttttacttcaatgaaaagtacttttatatatataccaaaCGGTAAACCAACCAAAGAGGCACTTAAGATGCTCTTATTCACTACAGGTACTTATATAGAGGCTTAGCTACCGGAGATCGTCCCACATGTGACCAATGTCTCCGGATTCATGAAAAGTTGACAGAGAAAGCAGGACTCGGTTGCATTCTACGCTTCCTAACTGATACTGTAAATACTGTTTGATCTCTGGactatctttttctttcttttttttttttttgtttcgaGTTCCCTTGTATGCATTTGCAAGACCACAGAATCAATGTAGTGCAATATATTGATGTTGAATTTTAGACTTATTTGAAATGTTTGCCCTGCTATGTGCCTTTATTTCTAAGTCTTCAAATCTCTTGAGAAATCTGAATTTGTGAAACGGTATATATCATTTTTGGATTAAGTTCCTCTAAATAGAATAAGTTGATGAAGTGAGAAAGTGAGAGATTAATCACTCTTAAATCAAGATTGTGTGACTCACACATAATAGAAATTACattttta includes:
- the LOC130961662 gene encoding actin-related protein 2/3 complex subunit 5A; this translates as MAKAERFVEADNAEAIITRIEHKSRKIESLLKQYKPVEALKTALEGTYAMTGDERCKSAHWIVVHRAIMAIKDVDGMLSSLDPEYYDILMKYLYRGLATGDRPTCDQCLRIHEKLTEKAGLGCILRFLTDTVNTV